One window from the genome of Pyrus communis chromosome 16, drPyrComm1.1, whole genome shotgun sequence encodes:
- the LOC137721248 gene encoding uncharacterized protein, with translation MEFTEAYKQTGPCCFSPNARYISVAVDYRLVIRDTLSFKVVQLFSCLDKISYIEWALDSEYILCGLYKRPMIQAWSLAQPEWTCKIDEGPAGIAYARWSPDSRHILTTSDFQLRLTVWSLLNTACVHVQWPKHPSKGVSFTKDGQFAAICTRRDCKDYINLLSCHTWEIMGVFAVDTLDLADTEWSPDDSAIVIWDSPLEYKVLIYSPDGRCLYKYQAYESALGVKSVSWSPCGQFLAVGSYDQMLRVLNHLTWKTFAEFMHLSTVRAPCCAAVFKEVDEPLLLDMSELSLNDDFAEGNNDASEGQVRVRYEVTEVPISLPFQKPPADKPNPKQGIGLMSWSNDSQYICTRNDSMPSILWIWDIRHLELAAILVQKDPIRAAVWDPTCTRLVVCTGSSHLYMWTPGGAYCVSIPPQPQFSIVDLKWNSDGSCLLLKDKELFCCAAVAVLPEESSEYSSDD, from the exons ATGGAGTTCACAGAGGCTTACAAGCAGACCGGTCCTTGTTGCTTCTCACCTAATGCTCGCTACATTTCCGTCGCCGTCGACTACCGCCTCGTCATTCGCGACACTCTTTCCTTTAAG GTTGTGCAGTTGTTCTcatgtttggataagataagctACATCGAATGGGCGCTTGATTCTGAATACATTCTTTGTGGTCTATATAAAAGACCAATGATACAAGCATGGTCGCTGGCCCAACCTGAATGGACATGTAAGATAGATGAAGGTCCTGCCGGTATTGCCTATGCTAGGTGGAGCCCAGATAGCCGTCACATACTTACCACATCAGACTTCCAACTGCGGTTAACAGTTTGGTCACTGTTAAACACAGCATGTGTACATGTGCAATGGCCAAAGCATCCTTCCAAGGGAGTTTCGTTCACCAAAGATGGGCAATTTGCTGCAATTTGCACAAGGCGTGATTGCAAGGACTATATTAATCTTCTGTCCTGTCATACATGGGAAATAATGGGTGTATTTGCTGTGGACACTTTGGACTTGGCTGATACTGAATGGTCACCAGATGACAGTGCAATAGTGATATGGGATTCGCCTCTCGAATATAAG GTTCTGATATACTCCCCAGATGGGAGGTGTCTGTATAAGTATCAAGCATACGAAAGTGCTTTGGGTGTAAAAAGTGTTTCATGGTCTCCGTGTGGCCAGTTTCTAGCAGTGGGTAGTTATGACCAGATGTTGCGGGTTTTAAATCACTTGACTTGGAAGACTTTTGCTGAATTTATGCATCTATCTACTGTCCGTGCTCCTTGTTGTGCGGCTGTGTTTAAG GAAGTAGATGAGCCACTGCTACTTGATATGTCCGAGCTAAGTCTAAATGATGATTTTGCAGAAGGCAATAATG ATGCTTCGGAAGGACAAGTCAGAGTTAGATACGAGGTTACAGAAGTGCCCATCAGTTTGCCTTTCCAGAAGCCTCCTGCAGACAAACCTAACCCCAAACAAGGAATTG GTCTAATGTCATGGAGCAACGATAGCCAATATATTTGTACTCGCAACGATAGCATGCCAAGCATTCTCTGGATATGGGACATACGCCATCTTGAACTCGCTGCTATCTTGGTGCAGAAAGATCCTATTCGTGCAGCAGTTTGGGATCCTACGTGCACTCGTCTTGTTGTTTGCACGGGAAGTTCTCATCTGTACATGTGGACTCCTGGTGGTGCCTACTGTGTGAGCATCCCTCCGCAACCACAGTTTAGCATAGTTGATCTGAAATGGAATTCGGATGGAAGTTGTCTTCTCCTGAAGGATAAAGAGTTGTTTTGCTGCGCTGCTGTCGCCGTTCTTCCTGAAGAATCGAGTGAATATAGCTCGGATGATTGA